One genomic window of Gracilinema caldarium DSM 7334 includes the following:
- a CDS encoding efflux RND transporter permease subunit has translation MSIAKTVVSRPTTIFIAFILLLGLGVFATINLPIDLYPEIEPPILVVLTSYSGAGPEEVEKTITRPLEGTLSNVSSLEKLTSSSSKGSSMIMLEFTYGTDMADAANSVRDNLELVKRFLPEGSDTPLIFKFDPSMIPIMGLMVTGNRTPEELREISENTILPRIEQVPGVAMGAVSGGREKIIKVEIPQNRLEAYGLTITQIKNMLSSQNIAVSAGSILDNGLSYLLTSAGEYRTLDEIRSTVISYKGGGLVNGEIEPSKVVRLQDIADVYEGYRDEDSLVFVNGQAAVQITVQKQSGKNSVQTARELRKRLNQISKEIPQGIKITEIFNTTDIIENSINQVTSSALQGAILAVLILFVFLRSFKPTLIIGITIPVSLLFTLMAMYFWGLTLNVMTLAGLALGVGMLVDNSIVILENIYRYREKGAKLTAAAILGSQEMINAIVSSTLTTICVFAPLVMFKSQLGIVGELFAGLAFTVVISLTMSLAVAMMLIPVLTSHYLPLTTRVQKPLRGFLVRIDRPFALFFSWLDQAYRHAVDRVLRRKLLTVLTIAILFIVSIISIPRIGYVFMPEQQADSVTLSIELPVGTPITETEAVLKQIQTILEQEVKGYKRIILTVGQKSFFGLSGSSSVHKGSLQITLPDYKERIDSAETMKNKIRAHFNDFPGVMMSFSSGQQGGRIGSSSPIDIVIKTQDLIKGKAIAERIAQLLKEKVPEAKEPFVDLKDGLPQVELIFDRERMYSLGLNVYTVGNELKAAVDGVTATKFRSSGNEYDVVLILPQSDRNELPALDKIFVMSPAGLKIPLASFAQYKKTTGPITINRENQGRVIHVTAGTSPGVPINKVESNIRELIQQEIPAEDDVVIEYAGDYQQLMEYIGKFALIMLVAAFLVFGVMASQFESFRDPFIIIFTIPLSVIGIVVIYAVTGEVFNILTAVGLLVLMGVIVNNGIVLVDYTNLLRKRGLSLHDACVEAAGNRLRPILMTTLTTVLGLVPMAFFPGEGSELVAPIGKTVLGGLSFGTLMTLFLMPVIYAIFNKRADERAARAEARRERIAAGLSKKAAQEVKL, from the coding sequence ATGAGCATAGCTAAGACGGTCGTATCACGGCCAACTACCATATTTATAGCATTTATTTTGTTATTAGGCCTTGGGGTGTTTGCGACGATTAATCTTCCCATTGATCTCTATCCAGAAATTGAGCCACCAATATTGGTTGTTCTCACCAGTTATTCTGGAGCTGGGCCAGAAGAGGTTGAAAAAACAATTACAAGACCTTTAGAGGGAACGCTTTCCAATGTATCAAGCCTTGAAAAGCTTACATCTTCGAGTTCGAAAGGATCGAGCATGATTATGCTTGAATTTACCTATGGAACCGATATGGCTGATGCAGCCAATTCGGTCCGAGATAATTTGGAACTCGTGAAACGCTTTCTTCCAGAAGGATCTGATACCCCCCTTATATTTAAGTTTGATCCATCAATGATTCCTATTATGGGTCTTATGGTTACAGGAAATCGTACCCCTGAAGAGTTACGAGAAATTTCGGAAAATACGATTTTACCTCGTATTGAACAGGTTCCTGGAGTAGCGATGGGGGCGGTTTCAGGTGGGCGTGAAAAAATCATTAAGGTGGAAATTCCTCAGAATAGGCTAGAAGCCTATGGGTTAACAATTACTCAAATTAAAAATATGTTATCAAGTCAAAATATAGCTGTTTCTGCGGGATCTATCCTCGATAATGGGCTTTCATATTTATTAACTTCTGCGGGAGAGTATCGTACCCTGGATGAAATACGTTCTACCGTCATTTCCTATAAAGGTGGTGGTTTGGTAAACGGTGAAATTGAGCCGAGCAAGGTAGTGCGTTTGCAAGATATTGCTGATGTTTACGAAGGTTATCGTGATGAAGATAGCCTTGTCTTTGTGAACGGACAAGCGGCTGTACAAATTACTGTACAGAAACAGAGTGGAAAGAATTCAGTTCAAACTGCACGAGAATTACGTAAGCGGTTGAATCAAATTTCTAAAGAAATTCCTCAGGGTATTAAAATTACTGAAATATTTAATACCACAGACATAATTGAAAATTCAATAAATCAGGTAACCTCAAGTGCACTACAGGGTGCTATACTGGCAGTTCTTATTCTTTTTGTTTTCCTAAGATCTTTTAAACCAACTTTAATCATTGGTATAACCATTCCAGTATCACTACTATTTACACTAATGGCTATGTATTTCTGGGGTTTAACCCTTAATGTTATGACCCTCGCAGGTCTTGCCCTGGGTGTTGGAATGTTAGTGGACAACTCTATTGTTATCTTGGAAAATATATATCGATATAGGGAAAAAGGAGCCAAGCTAACAGCTGCAGCAATCCTGGGAAGTCAGGAAATGATTAATGCTATCGTTTCATCAACCTTAACGACCATATGTGTATTTGCTCCATTAGTGATGTTTAAGAGTCAGCTAGGTATTGTGGGTGAGTTGTTTGCCGGACTTGCATTTACAGTTGTTATTTCACTGACTATGTCCTTGGCAGTAGCGATGATGCTGATCCCTGTTCTTACAAGTCACTATCTGCCTTTAACAACGAGAGTCCAAAAACCACTTCGAGGTTTTCTTGTCCGTATCGATAGACCTTTTGCATTGTTCTTCTCATGGCTTGATCAAGCATACCGACATGCTGTGGACCGGGTATTACGACGTAAGTTGCTAACTGTACTTACCATAGCGATTCTGTTTATTGTGAGCATCATTTCAATTCCCCGGATTGGTTATGTTTTTATGCCTGAACAACAGGCTGACTCTGTTACCCTTTCGATTGAGCTTCCTGTAGGGACCCCCATTACAGAAACTGAAGCTGTGCTCAAACAGATACAAACTATTCTAGAACAGGAGGTAAAAGGGTATAAACGAATAATCTTAACGGTTGGTCAGAAATCCTTTTTTGGCCTAAGTGGCTCTTCTTCAGTACATAAGGGGAGTTTGCAAATTACATTACCGGATTACAAAGAAAGGATTGATTCCGCTGAGACGATGAAAAATAAAATCCGTGCCCATTTTAATGATTTCCCTGGAGTAATGATGAGTTTTAGCTCAGGCCAACAGGGTGGGCGAATCGGTTCTTCAAGTCCTATAGATATCGTAATTAAAACTCAGGATCTTATTAAAGGAAAAGCTATTGCGGAAAGAATTGCGCAATTACTTAAGGAAAAGGTTCCTGAGGCAAAAGAACCCTTTGTTGATTTGAAGGATGGGCTTCCCCAGGTTGAACTCATCTTTGATCGGGAACGGATGTATTCTCTTGGTTTAAATGTCTATACTGTTGGGAATGAGCTTAAAGCTGCCGTAGATGGGGTTACCGCAACTAAATTTAGAAGCAGCGGGAATGAATATGATGTAGTGCTTATTCTCCCCCAATCGGATCGGAACGAATTGCCTGCATTGGATAAAATCTTTGTGATGAGTCCTGCAGGACTTAAGATCCCCTTAGCAAGTTTTGCTCAATATAAGAAAACCACTGGTCCCATTACCATAAATCGAGAAAATCAAGGTCGTGTTATTCATGTTACTGCAGGTACAAGCCCTGGTGTTCCAATTAATAAGGTTGAAAGCAATATACGAGAACTGATTCAGCAGGAAATTCCTGCTGAAGATGATGTCGTGATTGAGTATGCTGGAGATTACCAACAATTAATGGAATATATAGGTAAATTTGCCCTTATCATGTTGGTCGCCGCTTTCCTGGTGTTCGGTGTTATGGCCAGCCAGTTTGAATCGTTCCGAGATCCCTTTATCATCATATTTACCATCCCCCTTTCGGTAATTGGAATCGTAGTGATCTATGCTGTAACTGGAGAGGTTTTTAATATCCTTACCGCAGTGGGGCTATTGGTGTTGATGGGAGTTATTGTAAATAATGGTATTGTTCTTGTAGATTATACGAATCTGTTGAGAAAACGAGGTCTAAGCCTGCATGATGCCTGTGTGGAGGCGGCGGGTAATCGTCTCAGGCCTATATTGATGACTACCTTAACAACAGTACTTGGTCTCGTCCCTATGGCATTCTTCCCTGGTGAGGGTTCAGAATTGGTTGCGCCTATTGGTAAAACAGTACTTGGAGGGCTTTCCTTTGGTACTCTTATGACCTTGTTTTTAATGCCCGTCATTTATGCAATCTTTAATAAGCGGGCTGATGAACGGGCCGCCCGTGCAGAGGCTCGGCGGGAGCGAATTGCTGCTGGTTTAAGTAAAAAAGCTGCCCAGGAGGTAAAGTTATGA
- a CDS encoding PG0541 family transporter-associated protein — MIRLEIYANRSVEEDLFDGFKKAGVAQYYTKIPVVHGVGSSGPRMGDAIWPEENFALIIWCEEQEAQQVVKVIEDVKKKFPHEGIKLFK, encoded by the coding sequence ATGATTCGACTTGAAATATATGCTAACCGATCTGTAGAGGAAGACCTTTTTGATGGGTTTAAAAAAGCGGGGGTTGCACAATATTATACAAAAATACCTGTAGTCCATGGTGTTGGTTCTTCAGGGCCCCGAATGGGTGATGCTATTTGGCCTGAAGAAAACTTTGCTCTTATTATCTGGTGTGAAGAACAGGAAGCGCAGCAAGTTGTTAAGGTTATTGAAGATGTAAAAAAGAAATTTCCCCATGAGGGAATTAAACTTTTTAAATAG
- a CDS encoding inositol monophosphatase family protein has protein sequence MNTSLLQAMVVAAKAAGSFQMSEFRCRGPGWGDTKAAHDFVSFVDVESEQHIKTILHKTLPEAAFYGEETEKERGTEYTWIVDPLDGTTNYLSGLDHFSVSIALWQQDHPVLAVVYKPSTEELFTAIANTGAWRNGIPLTKAQFMDPIGALIATGTPYRSPDTVPAFYRALDQVLQTFRDVRRCGSAALDLCYVAAGFFQGFWEVDLQPYDVAAGLLLLQETGNLFTNFQGRPYDPFIHRGLVTGRPGVYELLAQQIKIAYGTLT, from the coding sequence ATGAATACTTCATTACTACAAGCAATGGTTGTTGCTGCAAAGGCAGCAGGTAGTTTTCAGATGTCAGAATTCCGCTGCCGGGGCCCCGGCTGGGGTGATACCAAAGCCGCCCATGATTTTGTCTCCTTTGTAGATGTAGAGTCGGAACAACATATAAAGACTATATTGCACAAAACGCTTCCAGAAGCCGCTTTTTATGGGGAAGAAACAGAAAAAGAACGGGGTACTGAATATACCTGGATCGTAGATCCTCTAGACGGTACAACTAACTATCTTTCGGGACTCGATCATTTTTCTGTTTCTATAGCTCTTTGGCAGCAGGACCACCCAGTCTTAGCCGTAGTATACAAGCCAAGCACAGAAGAACTTTTTACTGCCATAGCAAACACAGGAGCTTGGCGAAATGGGATCCCCCTTACTAAGGCACAGTTCATGGATCCAATAGGAGCTCTAATCGCCACAGGAACTCCCTATCGGTCTCCCGATACAGTCCCTGCATTTTATCGAGCCTTAGACCAGGTCTTACAAACATTTCGTGACGTCCGCCGTTGTGGTTCAGCAGCTCTCGATCTTTGTTATGTTGCAGCAGGTTTTTTTCAAGGTTTCTGGGAAGTAGATCTTCAGCCCTATGACGTTGCCGCTGGATTATTACTTCTTCAAGAAACAGGAAATCTCTTTACAAACTTTCAAGGCCGTCCTTATGATCCTTTTATACATCGTGGTCTGGTTACTGGTCGTCCAGGGGTGTATGAATTATTAGCTCAACAAATAAAAATTGCTTACGGTACACTTACATAA
- a CDS encoding FAD:protein FMN transferase, which translates to MKRTINFIILLGSALIFVSCTKPMPAQTEYVLGTLCTINLFDKGSSELYRTLFTRLREIENHMSVNKEGTELDRINTAAGRESVHVTADVVEVLAAALRYAELSDGAFDPTVGPLVKLWGIGSDNARVPKEHEIVHVLPLINWKDVVLDVQAKTVFLKRPGMALDLGAIAKGYAADEMARILKSNKVERAIIDLGGNVLAYGEKQGGKAWRIGIQDPTGERGAYVGILEIKNKTMVTSGVYERFLLQDGIRYHHILSTQTGYPVQNGLLSVTIIGDHSIDADGLSTTVFALGYEKGRALLESLGNVEGIFIFEDGSLRATSGARSSFSLTSDNYRWAD; encoded by the coding sequence ATGAAACGGACTATTAACTTTATAATACTCCTTGGTAGCGCTCTTATATTTGTATCCTGTACAAAACCAATGCCCGCTCAGACCGAATATGTACTGGGGACCCTGTGTACAATTAACTTATTCGATAAGGGATCATCTGAATTATACCGAACCCTCTTTACCCGATTACGAGAAATTGAGAATCATATGAGTGTAAATAAGGAAGGTACTGAACTTGACAGGATAAATACAGCTGCGGGGCGGGAATCTGTCCATGTGACAGCTGATGTGGTCGAAGTTCTTGCAGCGGCACTTCGCTATGCTGAACTTTCCGATGGAGCCTTTGATCCTACGGTCGGGCCTTTAGTAAAGCTCTGGGGCATTGGTTCTGATAATGCCCGGGTCCCGAAAGAACATGAAATAGTTCATGTTTTGCCGCTTATAAATTGGAAAGATGTAGTTCTTGATGTTCAGGCTAAGACGGTTTTTCTCAAACGCCCTGGTATGGCCCTTGATCTCGGAGCTATTGCAAAGGGGTATGCCGCAGATGAGATGGCACGAATTTTAAAAAGTAACAAGGTTGAACGGGCAATTATCGATCTAGGTGGTAATGTACTTGCCTATGGGGAAAAGCAAGGAGGGAAAGCCTGGCGGATTGGTATCCAGGATCCGACTGGTGAACGGGGTGCGTATGTGGGAATTCTTGAAATCAAAAATAAAACTATGGTGACTTCAGGTGTCTATGAACGATTTTTACTCCAGGATGGAATACGCTATCATCATATTCTTTCTACCCAAACAGGATATCCTGTGCAAAACGGGCTTTTGTCGGTTACCATTATTGGTGACCATTCGATTGATGCGGATGGTCTTTCTACAACCGTATTTGCCCTAGGTTATGAGAAGGGGCGGGCCCTTTTAGAGTCCCTGGGTAATGTAGAAGGTATTTTTATTTTTGAAGATGGATCTCTGCGGGCGACCTCGGGCGCTCGGTCCTCTTTTTCACTAACAAGTGATAATTATCGCTGGGCGGATTAA
- a CDS encoding peptidylprolyl isomerase, producing the protein MSKGISTALSAHLNRVLFLLLASTAASLPSDSYLGEGLFARISTDRGDIIVKLEYKKTPLTVCNFTGLAEGKLNATGGKPYYNSLTFHRVISDFMIQGGDPLGNGTGGPGYKFPDEIVDDLKHDSPGVLSMANAGPNTNGSQFFITHKATPWLDGKHTVFGHVIEGQEVVTAIKQGDKIKSITIIRNGAEAKAFKNDQAAFDSLLKNAVAASAERIKAKRQADLASIATKYPGAQTTDNEVRFIIIKEGNGAKPQPGSTVSVNYKGMFLNGEVFDASDFHGGPIQFQVGTGRVIPGWDQMVLDMKKGEKRLIILPPERAYGEQGAGGVIPPNAFLVFEMELVAIK; encoded by the coding sequence ATGAGCAAAGGAATTAGTACTGCACTCAGTGCTCATTTGAATAGGGTTTTGTTTTTATTATTAGCAAGCACCGCCGCATCGTTACCTTCAGATTCTTATCTTGGTGAAGGACTCTTTGCTCGGATTAGCACAGACCGAGGAGATATTATTGTAAAACTGGAATATAAAAAAACTCCCCTTACAGTCTGCAACTTTACCGGTCTCGCAGAAGGCAAACTGAATGCCACTGGAGGTAAACCCTACTACAACAGTCTAACCTTTCACCGGGTAATTAGCGATTTTATGATTCAGGGAGGCGACCCGTTAGGGAACGGAACCGGCGGACCTGGATATAAATTCCCCGATGAAATTGTGGATGATCTAAAACATGATAGCCCTGGAGTTCTCTCTATGGCTAATGCTGGGCCTAATACCAATGGAAGTCAATTTTTTATTACCCATAAGGCGACCCCCTGGCTTGATGGAAAACATACGGTTTTTGGTCATGTTATCGAAGGGCAAGAAGTGGTTACCGCTATTAAGCAGGGGGACAAAATTAAAAGCATCACTATTATTCGCAATGGGGCTGAAGCGAAAGCTTTTAAAAATGACCAGGCAGCTTTTGACAGTCTTCTAAAAAATGCCGTGGCAGCTTCCGCTGAGCGTATTAAAGCAAAACGCCAGGCTGATCTAGCGAGTATTGCAACTAAATATCCTGGAGCACAGACGACAGACAATGAAGTACGTTTCATCATAATAAAAGAAGGCAATGGTGCAAAACCTCAGCCGGGGTCTACCGTATCGGTTAATTACAAAGGAATGTTCCTGAATGGTGAAGTTTTTGATGCATCAGATTTTCATGGCGGACCCATCCAATTCCAGGTAGGTACCGGCAGGGTAATCCCCGGATGGGATCAGATGGTACTAGATATGAAAAAAGGAGAGAAACGCCTTATAATTCTACCGCCAGAACGAGCTTATGGGGAGCAGGGTGCAGGCGGAGTCATTCCTCCCAATGCATTCTTAGTCTTTGAAATGGAATTAGTCGCCATTAAATAG
- a CDS encoding PAS domain S-box protein, whose amino-acid sequence MPGLSVLVILEAGEIYDTARKQLTQNQYQNNYRIADSVMEAFRVLHHDAIDIILVQANLAVEDILKQYPFIPCIALGSRSEQNRLETLLKLGASDYMFTDLSDWYTMIDTNIYRIWNIRNSLQQELLFASQRYHNLVEALPDIVYELDPQGHFTFVNQAVRSLGYEPEELLGKHFSTILFEEDIPQVSRDNILKLYKDNTTGDRFAPKLFDERRSVERKTENLELRIKRKSIRPGFIMEEMYASIISYGEVSSAGTYQFINGSSQRIFIGTVGIIRDITLRRKSEEMLRKMYQAVDQSPAGILIININLLIEYVNPAFFSMTGSGPEQVIGNKFLEYFANTSDQNTYEDLLSSLQAGIDWKGEICCHKMNGDPFWSSLTISAIRNPNGSLTHYLCIIEDISRRKTLDELLKNAKEAAEAANKAKSEFLANMGHEIRTPLAGIIALTEVLLTDNPRSDQYDRIKAIQSSSQSLLAILNDLLDLSKIEARAIEFYRENFDLNETITTLLLPYKAQAEEKGITFQYSIDDGGFPTIYADRIKINRIISNLVSNAIKFTETGQVSIHCVIRAKDNTPGLFVTVKDTGVGISGMDQQRLFKHFTQLHSKLSKKHHGTGLGLAISKELAVKMGGDITFDSIPGQGSTFYFYTPVGVATGKPFEVDEFNYIAKKRLSILIAEDNPVNRDYLHYFIKKAGHMVEVAEDGLVAIQKLEKGDFDLILMDLQMPGMDGISAASTIRSYKGINYDPQIPIIALTAYTEPELAVHEQKLSDFDAYVSKPINATSLLSLIDTIMTKKEYFDINRLKQHYVSSKDEFKRLLLIASQDLPKHMEQFITYHEQGNYTDAAEYLHGLVSIFSAIGSIRGLQLIKRYRRTVQDQNYEALEEDARDIQRETLGIRRQIQQTLGEL is encoded by the coding sequence ATGCCAGGACTGAGCGTGTTGGTTATTCTGGAAGCAGGCGAAATATATGATACAGCTCGAAAACAACTTACACAAAACCAGTATCAAAATAACTATCGTATAGCAGATTCTGTTATGGAAGCTTTTCGAGTTTTACATCACGATGCCATTGACATCATTCTAGTTCAGGCAAATCTTGCTGTAGAGGATATACTTAAACAGTATCCCTTTATACCATGCATAGCCTTGGGGTCCCGTTCTGAACAAAATCGACTGGAAACTCTGCTCAAGCTTGGAGCTAGTGATTATATGTTTACCGATCTTTCAGACTGGTATACCATGATAGATACAAACATATACCGAATCTGGAATATCCGTAATAGTTTACAGCAGGAATTACTTTTTGCATCTCAACGATATCACAACCTTGTAGAAGCCTTACCAGATATTGTCTATGAACTAGACCCTCAAGGTCATTTTACCTTTGTAAATCAAGCGGTACGATCACTAGGATATGAACCAGAAGAACTCTTAGGCAAACATTTCAGTACTATATTGTTCGAAGAGGATATTCCCCAGGTAAGCAGAGATAACATACTTAAACTATATAAAGATAACACTACAGGAGATCGTTTTGCTCCAAAGCTTTTTGATGAACGACGAAGCGTGGAAAGAAAAACAGAAAATCTAGAATTACGCATTAAACGAAAATCTATTCGACCTGGTTTTATAATGGAGGAAATGTATGCCAGTATCATTTCTTATGGAGAAGTTTCTTCTGCAGGTACCTACCAGTTTATTAATGGTTCATCTCAACGTATTTTTATTGGTACCGTTGGAATTATCAGAGATATTACACTCAGGCGAAAATCTGAAGAAATGCTCCGTAAGATGTACCAAGCTGTGGATCAAAGTCCTGCAGGAATTCTTATTATTAATATAAATTTATTAATAGAGTACGTAAACCCTGCTTTCTTTAGTATGACCGGCTCAGGACCGGAGCAGGTTATTGGAAATAAATTTCTAGAATATTTTGCTAACACCTCAGATCAAAACACCTATGAGGATCTGCTCAGTTCTCTTCAGGCTGGAATTGATTGGAAGGGTGAAATTTGCTGTCACAAAATGAACGGGGATCCATTTTGGAGCTCCCTTACTATTTCGGCCATACGAAACCCCAATGGCTCATTAACCCATTATCTTTGCATAATTGAAGATATAAGTCGTCGTAAAACCCTGGATGAACTATTGAAAAATGCTAAAGAGGCCGCAGAAGCTGCTAATAAAGCAAAAAGTGAATTTCTTGCCAATATGGGTCATGAAATACGCACTCCCCTTGCAGGAATTATAGCCCTTACCGAAGTACTTTTAACTGATAATCCAAGAAGTGATCAGTATGATCGCATTAAGGCAATTCAATCATCAAGCCAGTCGCTTCTAGCTATATTGAATGACCTCCTCGATCTTTCAAAAATCGAAGCCCGCGCTATAGAGTTTTATCGAGAAAATTTCGACTTAAATGAAACTATTACCACACTTCTATTACCATATAAAGCGCAGGCTGAAGAAAAGGGAATCACCTTCCAGTATTCAATTGATGATGGCGGCTTCCCTACTATTTATGCTGACCGAATAAAAATTAACCGTATTATTTCCAATCTCGTATCCAATGCTATTAAATTTACTGAAACAGGGCAAGTCTCCATTCATTGCGTTATAAGAGCCAAAGACAACACCCCTGGACTCTTTGTAACTGTCAAAGATACCGGAGTTGGTATATCAGGAATGGACCAACAAAGGTTATTCAAACATTTTACCCAGTTACATAGTAAACTGAGTAAAAAACATCATGGTACAGGATTGGGTCTCGCTATTTCCAAAGAATTAGCAGTAAAAATGGGCGGGGATATCACCTTTGATAGTATTCCTGGACAGGGTAGTACTTTTTATTTTTATACCCCTGTAGGAGTAGCAACAGGAAAACCTTTCGAAGTTGATGAATTCAACTATATCGCTAAAAAAAGGCTTTCTATTTTAATTGCCGAAGATAATCCCGTGAATAGGGACTATCTTCATTATTTCATAAAAAAGGCAGGACATATGGTAGAGGTAGCAGAAGACGGTCTTGTAGCCATTCAGAAATTGGAAAAGGGCGATTTCGATCTTATTTTGATGGACCTGCAAATGCCAGGGATGGATGGCATCTCTGCTGCATCTACCATACGATCCTATAAGGGCATAAATTATGATCCACAGATACCTATTATTGCTCTCACAGCCTATACTGAGCCAGAATTAGCAGTTCATGAACAAAAACTTTCTGATTTCGATGCCTATGTATCAAAACCTATCAATGCTACAAGTTTACTGAGCCTAATAGATACCATCATGACAAAAAAGGAATATTTTGATATTAATCGACTTAAGCAGCATTATGTATCATCAAAGGATGAATTTAAACGGCTGTTACTAATTGCATCCCAGGATTTACCAAAACATATGGAACAATTTATAACCTATCATGAGCAAGGCAACTATACTGATGCTGCAGAATATCTTCATGGTTTAGTAAGTATTTTTTCAGCTATTGGAAGTATTCGAGGTCTTCAACTGATAAAACGTTACAGAAGGACAGTTCAGGACCAGAACTATGAAGCTCTTGAAGAAGATGCACGAGATATACAGCGAGAAACCCTTGGTATTCGCCGACAGATTCAACAAACATTAGGAGAATTATAG
- the glpK gene encoding glycerol kinase GlpK, whose protein sequence is MAITQQYILALDQGTTTSRAILFNHSGAVIALCQKPFRQIYPQGGWVEHDPEEIWKTQYEAAQEAIEQAQITAEQIAAIGITNQRETTLLWERKTGKPVYNAIVWQCRRSADLCRELKALGYTDVIREKTGLVLDPYFSATKLMWLFQEIPGLKTRAEAGELCFGTIDSWLLYKLTGKHLTDVTNASRTLLFNIKSLQWDEDLLKIFGIPKQIVPEVLPSSGFLANTKPELFGKSIPITGCAGDQQAALFGHACFSPGSVKNTYGTGCFALLNTGTTPISSQNNLLTTIAWKIGGSTTYALEGSVFIGGAVIQWIRDELKLINNAAESESLAKSVDSTGGVFVVPAFVGMGAPYWDPDVRGTIVGLTRGSNRAHLVRAALESIAFQSRDLIDAMESDYGHPIQELKADGGAAANSFLMQYQSDILGKAVILPEVMEITALGAAYLAGLEVGYWDSLRDIEVNWRVRRRFQPSMNPDTREQLLNQWHHAIDVARSYHTL, encoded by the coding sequence ATGGCCATAACACAGCAATACATTCTTGCCCTCGATCAAGGGACAACCACATCCCGGGCGATACTCTTCAATCATAGCGGGGCTGTTATTGCGCTCTGTCAGAAACCGTTCCGCCAAATTTACCCCCAGGGCGGTTGGGTGGAGCATGATCCGGAAGAAATTTGGAAAACCCAGTACGAAGCTGCTCAGGAAGCAATAGAACAAGCTCAGATTACCGCAGAACAAATTGCAGCCATAGGGATTACCAACCAGCGTGAAACCACCTTGCTCTGGGAACGAAAAACCGGGAAACCGGTTTATAATGCAATCGTCTGGCAGTGTCGCCGTAGTGCAGACCTCTGCAGAGAACTTAAAGCCCTGGGATATACCGATGTAATCCGAGAAAAAACTGGGCTTGTCTTAGATCCCTATTTTTCTGCTACCAAATTAATGTGGCTTTTCCAGGAAATACCTGGACTTAAAACCCGTGCGGAAGCAGGGGAACTTTGTTTTGGGACCATCGACTCATGGCTTCTCTACAAACTGACAGGAAAACATCTTACCGATGTAACCAATGCCTCCAGAACGCTTCTGTTTAATATTAAATCGCTGCAATGGGATGAGGATCTCCTCAAAATCTTTGGTATACCCAAACAAATTGTACCTGAGGTTCTGCCATCTTCAGGATTCCTTGCGAACACCAAGCCGGAACTTTTCGGGAAAAGTATTCCCATTACAGGATGCGCCGGAGACCAACAGGCTGCCCTTTTTGGACATGCCTGTTTCAGCCCCGGTTCGGTAAAAAACACTTATGGAACCGGCTGTTTTGCCTTGCTCAATACGGGGACTACCCCTATTTCATCCCAAAATAATCTGCTTACCACTATTGCATGGAAGATCGGCGGATCAACCACCTATGCCCTTGAAGGAAGCGTTTTTATTGGCGGTGCGGTTATCCAGTGGATCCGGGATGAACTAAAGCTGATCAATAATGCTGCAGAGTCCGAAAGTCTAGCAAAGTCAGTAGATTCCACCGGTGGGGTTTTTGTTGTTCCTGCCTTTGTTGGCATGGGAGCCCCCTATTGGGACCCCGACGTACGGGGAACCATCGTCGGCCTTACCAGAGGCAGTAACCGGGCTCACCTTGTTCGAGCTGCCCTCGAAAGTATCGCATTCCAGTCCCGGGATTTAATTGATGCAATGGAAAGTGATTATGGCCACCCGATTCAGGAACTGAAGGCAGATGGTGGTGCTGCGGCGAACTCTTTTCTCATGCAGTATCAATCGGATATATTGGGTAAAGCGGTGATTCTACCAGAGGTTATGGAAATAACCGCCCTGGGAGCAGCATATCTGGCGGGTCTCGAAGTCGGTTACTGGGACAGTTTACGGGATATTGAAGTAAATTGGCGGGTTCGACGACGCTTCCAACCAAGCATGAATCCTGATACCCGGGAGCAACTATTGAACCAATGGCATCATGCTATCGATGTTGCCCGCAGTTATCATACATTATAA